From Microbacterium croceum, a single genomic window includes:
- a CDS encoding MarR family winged helix-turn-helix transcriptional regulator, with the protein MTDREQAIPIGMLATRLHRATEADLFRRLADAGYTDLRMRHSMLFEALPAEGARVTTLAAQLGMTPQAMGELVDELESSGYVQRSGDPKDRRARLVMFTAKGRTAFDQAFVILSDMESAYAAKVGAAAYATARSVLAELAQALEDDAR; encoded by the coding sequence ATGACGGACAGGGAGCAGGCGATTCCGATCGGGATGCTGGCGACGCGACTGCACCGTGCGACTGAAGCGGACCTCTTCCGCCGCCTGGCCGACGCCGGATACACCGACCTCCGCATGCGCCACTCCATGTTGTTCGAGGCACTCCCCGCCGAGGGCGCCCGCGTCACGACGCTGGCCGCCCAGCTCGGCATGACCCCGCAGGCGATGGGTGAGCTGGTGGATGAGCTGGAATCGAGCGGCTACGTCCAGCGCAGCGGAGACCCGAAAGACCGCCGGGCACGGCTCGTCATGTTCACAGCCAAGGGCCGCACCGCGTTCGACCAGGCCTTCGTCATCCTCTCCGACATGGAATCCGCCTACGCCGCGAAGGTCGGCGCCGCCGCCTACGCAACCGCGAGAAGCGTGCTCGCCGAGCTCGCCCAGGCGCTCGAGGACGACGCACGCTGA
- a CDS encoding GNAT family N-acetyltransferase has protein sequence MEKVTLETDRLTLSAPTADDVDAITTACQDPEIAKWTTVPSPYSRADGEDYVRRVDQWWADRAETVWAMRVGDDLVGMIGLHDITSHHSGDHAEIGFWVTAEGRGHGYVVEAAQAVIDWGFRQLGLVRISWRAVAGNVPSARAARALGFRYEGLQRQALTSPHGRDDGWFGGLLRDDERTPVEWPVL, from the coding sequence ATGGAGAAGGTGACACTCGAAACCGACCGCCTGACGCTCTCCGCGCCCACAGCGGATGACGTCGACGCGATCACGACGGCGTGCCAGGATCCCGAGATCGCGAAGTGGACGACGGTTCCCAGCCCCTACAGCCGGGCGGACGGCGAGGACTACGTGAGGCGCGTCGACCAGTGGTGGGCCGATCGAGCCGAGACCGTCTGGGCGATGCGAGTCGGTGATGACCTGGTCGGGATGATCGGCCTGCACGACATCACCAGCCACCACAGCGGCGACCATGCGGAGATCGGGTTCTGGGTGACCGCGGAGGGGCGAGGCCACGGCTACGTCGTCGAGGCTGCGCAGGCCGTGATCGACTGGGGCTTCCGCCAGCTCGGCCTTGTCCGCATCAGCTGGCGGGCGGTCGCCGGCAACGTGCCGTCCGCCCGCGCAGCGCGAGCACTCGGCTTCCGGTACGAGGGGTTGCAGCGTCAGGCGCTGACCAGCCCGCACGGTCGAGACGACGGATGGTTCGGCGGGCTGCTGCGCGACGATGAGCGGACGCCCGTGGAGTGGCCGGTGCTCTGA
- a CDS encoding APC family permease produces the protein MATKTKPLAQGGGTLKRNLGLWAIVGLGLGYMTPTVVFDTFGMVARDTDNVVPAAYLVALVVMVFTAISYGKISSAIPSAGSAYTYVRESIHPNLGFMVGWTSLIDYVLLPMVNCLIIRSYLEALFPDIPGWIWVVLYCVLVTSIIYLTMRGTSNLNMILLVFSIVVMIVFVVLVIAQLMRGEGAATVASMTPFFHDGATMGAVLMGATIVCFSFIGFDAVTMYAEEAKDPKIMPKAILLTVLLGGAIFLIAGYLSQLRFPDWNEFAPDGDMQFVEDSTLPIIGNLVGGPVLMAVLTAAGFCATLASGLASHASVSRMLLVMGRNNVLPQKAFGYINPRTHTPTFNIVLVGAISLLAIPFTLELIAAWINFGALIAFTFVNISVIAWFAVRKGRRKTPADIFNFIVMPGIGMVLTGLLWANLHEDALRGGLVWTAIGIVYLAIITRGFRKKVVAFDENQAVTGFNKVVKVPVDES, from the coding sequence ATGGCCACGAAGACCAAACCGCTCGCCCAAGGAGGCGGGACGCTCAAGCGTAATCTCGGACTGTGGGCCATCGTCGGCCTCGGTCTGGGGTATATGACACCGACCGTCGTCTTCGACACCTTCGGCATGGTCGCCCGCGATACCGACAACGTGGTGCCGGCGGCCTACCTCGTGGCCCTGGTGGTGATGGTGTTCACAGCGATCAGCTACGGCAAGATCTCCAGCGCCATCCCGAGTGCCGGATCCGCCTACACCTACGTGCGCGAGTCGATCCACCCCAACCTCGGGTTCATGGTCGGTTGGACCTCGCTGATCGACTACGTGCTGCTCCCGATGGTCAACTGCCTCATCATCCGCAGCTACCTCGAAGCGCTGTTCCCCGATATCCCGGGTTGGATCTGGGTGGTGCTGTACTGCGTCCTCGTCACCAGCATCATCTACCTGACGATGCGCGGCACATCGAACCTCAACATGATCCTGCTGGTCTTCTCGATCGTCGTCATGATCGTGTTCGTCGTCCTGGTGATCGCGCAGCTGATGCGCGGCGAGGGGGCGGCGACCGTCGCCTCGATGACGCCGTTCTTCCATGACGGCGCCACCATGGGCGCCGTGCTCATGGGCGCGACCATCGTGTGCTTCTCATTCATCGGCTTCGACGCGGTCACGATGTACGCGGAAGAGGCGAAGGACCCCAAGATCATGCCCAAGGCGATCCTGCTGACGGTGCTCCTCGGCGGCGCGATCTTCCTGATCGCCGGCTACCTCTCGCAGCTGCGGTTCCCCGACTGGAACGAGTTCGCTCCGGACGGCGACATGCAGTTCGTCGAGGACTCCACGCTCCCCATCATCGGCAACCTGGTCGGAGGTCCGGTGCTGATGGCCGTGTTGACGGCCGCCGGCTTCTGCGCCACACTCGCCTCGGGTCTGGCGTCGCACGCCTCGGTGTCGCGCATGCTGCTGGTGATGGGTCGCAACAACGTGCTGCCGCAGAAGGCGTTCGGCTACATCAACCCGCGCACGCACACCCCGACGTTCAACATCGTGCTGGTGGGAGCGATCTCGTTACTCGCGATCCCGTTCACGCTCGAGCTGATCGCCGCGTGGATCAACTTCGGCGCCCTGATCGCCTTCACGTTCGTCAACATCTCGGTGATCGCCTGGTTCGCGGTCCGCAAGGGACGGCGCAAGACTCCTGCCGACATCTTCAACTTCATCGTGATGCCCGGCATCGGCATGGTCCTCACCGGACTCCTGTGGGCGAACCTGCACGAGGACGCCTTGCGCGGCGGCCTGGTCTGGACGGCGATCGGCATCGTCTACCTCGCTATCATCACGAGGGGTTTCCGCAAGAAGGTGGTCGCCTTCGACGAGAACCAGGCCGTGACCGGTTTCAACAAGGTCGTCAAGGTGCCCGTCGACGAGAGCTGA
- a CDS encoding aminotransferase, producing MTEGMGLVRPDVDEAGAETIARECYGLVVTASELGSNQDRNFLLTASDGTRSVLRIDNPVFGDDARDAQHAALDAYRSVGVAVPAVLPGLDGALTQRWGGFAARRSEFAEGEPLVDAGYLAPVVLAEFGALAAASVNALAGLTHPGLDRAQMWDMRVAHEQTLSLARAIADDSLRTRVLAAAEEARVALAEVAAELPVQPIHGDLTDDNVMGRRGADSRLHPHSVLDLGDLGLGWRVAELAVCASSMLHHEPERPLRVLETVAAFHADAPLNDAEARAVWPLVVLRASLLVASGWRQLEIDGANDYARERIAGEQAIFDAATRLPLVEMTEHVLARLGIGAPAFAVDIASAQGEPVSLAPLLPGLAGDVVAVDLDVESEALDEGRWLASDAEAALIAAHLDYGATVVVPYGLFRLTRTRVDTADAAATWPIDTEVHVAPGPELRVTAPIGGELRSHDATLQVHVSSGWMLEIGGARGKKRIVAAVQPGDTIGFLAASDEPRTLTIGLRRSDAPTVARTDSGAALVTPERVPAWSRFTADPAPLLGLPSFTQQDEAAEEVERRNRIFAAAQERYYEHPPQIQRGWRHHLVDTTGRAYIDMVNNVAGLGHGHPKIAAVANRQLRTLATNSRFLFRELAEYSEALLALMPEDSDLDTVLLVNSGSEAVDLAIRLAQAATGRRTVIALREAYHGWTMASDAVTTSAYDNPFALATRPDWVHVADVPNRFRGTYRGEGTTAPYLADLADDIEDLQRDDREVAAFLCESILGNAGGVLLPEGYLAGAYAQVRAAGGLCIADEVQVGFGRMGSSFWGFEQSGVIPDIVTIAKPMGNGFPIGGVITSKRIADALATQGQFFSSAGGSTLSCAVGLAVLDAMVEDDLQRNARDIGARLADGLRGLAARHPLIGVVHGEGLYLGVELVRDRESMEPAATEAAAICERLRELGVIVLTTSERSNVLKIKPPLCLTAQSADHVVAMLDRVLSEGW from the coding sequence ATGACGGAAGGTATGGGCCTGGTGCGCCCTGATGTGGACGAGGCCGGCGCGGAGACGATCGCGCGCGAGTGCTACGGCCTGGTCGTGACGGCGAGCGAGCTCGGCAGCAACCAGGATCGGAATTTCCTGCTGACGGCTTCCGATGGCACGCGCAGCGTGCTCAGGATCGACAACCCGGTGTTCGGAGACGACGCCCGCGACGCGCAGCATGCCGCACTCGACGCCTACCGCAGTGTCGGTGTGGCGGTGCCCGCCGTGCTCCCCGGCCTCGACGGAGCGCTGACCCAGCGCTGGGGCGGGTTCGCGGCTCGGCGGAGCGAGTTCGCAGAGGGAGAGCCGCTGGTGGACGCCGGCTACCTCGCTCCCGTGGTGCTGGCGGAGTTCGGTGCGCTCGCAGCGGCATCCGTCAACGCCTTGGCGGGACTCACGCATCCCGGGCTGGACCGTGCCCAGATGTGGGACATGCGGGTCGCGCACGAGCAGACGCTCTCACTGGCTCGGGCGATCGCCGACGATTCGCTGCGCACGCGCGTGCTCGCCGCGGCGGAGGAGGCCCGAGTCGCGCTGGCGGAGGTCGCGGCGGAGCTTCCCGTGCAGCCGATCCACGGCGACCTCACCGATGACAACGTGATGGGACGCCGTGGCGCGGACTCGCGGCTGCACCCGCATTCCGTGCTGGATCTGGGGGACCTCGGCCTCGGATGGCGCGTCGCCGAGCTCGCCGTCTGCGCCTCGTCGATGCTGCACCACGAGCCGGAGCGTCCGCTCCGCGTGCTCGAGACGGTGGCCGCTTTCCATGCGGACGCGCCGTTGAACGACGCCGAGGCGCGCGCGGTGTGGCCGCTGGTCGTGCTGCGGGCGTCGCTGCTGGTCGCCAGCGGGTGGCGGCAGCTGGAGATCGACGGGGCGAACGATTACGCCAGGGAGCGGATCGCGGGGGAGCAGGCCATCTTCGACGCGGCCACACGGCTGCCGCTGGTCGAGATGACCGAGCATGTGCTCGCCCGACTCGGGATCGGTGCGCCCGCGTTCGCCGTCGACATCGCATCTGCGCAGGGTGAGCCCGTGTCCCTCGCTCCGCTGCTCCCGGGGCTCGCCGGCGATGTGGTCGCCGTGGATCTCGATGTGGAGTCGGAGGCACTCGATGAGGGGCGTTGGCTGGCTTCCGACGCCGAGGCCGCGCTGATCGCTGCACACCTCGACTACGGCGCCACTGTCGTGGTGCCCTACGGGCTCTTCCGTCTGACGCGCACGCGGGTCGACACCGCCGACGCGGCGGCGACCTGGCCGATCGACACCGAGGTCCACGTCGCTCCTGGGCCCGAGCTGCGCGTCACCGCTCCGATCGGGGGCGAGCTGCGCTCACACGATGCAACCCTCCAGGTGCACGTGTCGAGCGGATGGATGCTCGAGATCGGCGGTGCCAGGGGGAAGAAGCGCATCGTTGCCGCCGTGCAGCCGGGCGACACGATCGGCTTCCTCGCCGCCTCGGACGAACCGCGCACGCTGACGATCGGCCTGCGCCGCTCCGATGCCCCGACCGTGGCCCGCACCGACTCGGGCGCTGCGCTCGTGACGCCGGAACGAGTTCCGGCGTGGAGCCGTTTCACCGCCGACCCCGCCCCGCTGCTCGGGCTGCCCTCGTTCACGCAGCAGGACGAGGCGGCAGAGGAGGTCGAGCGCCGGAACCGCATCTTCGCCGCTGCGCAGGAGCGTTATTACGAGCACCCTCCGCAGATCCAGCGCGGATGGCGTCATCACCTCGTCGACACGACGGGCCGGGCCTACATCGACATGGTGAACAACGTCGCGGGCCTCGGGCACGGACACCCGAAGATCGCCGCGGTGGCGAACCGTCAATTGCGAACCCTCGCCACGAACTCGCGCTTCCTGTTCCGCGAGCTCGCCGAGTACAGCGAGGCGCTGCTCGCGCTGATGCCGGAGGACAGCGACCTCGACACCGTGCTGCTGGTGAACAGCGGCTCGGAGGCGGTCGACCTCGCGATCCGTCTCGCGCAGGCAGCCACCGGTCGGCGCACGGTCATCGCGCTGCGCGAGGCCTATCACGGCTGGACGATGGCGAGCGACGCGGTCACCACGAGTGCGTACGACAACCCGTTCGCGCTGGCCACACGTCCCGACTGGGTGCACGTCGCCGACGTACCGAACCGCTTCCGTGGCACCTATCGCGGCGAGGGCACGACCGCGCCGTACCTCGCCGACCTCGCGGACGACATCGAGGACCTGCAGCGGGACGACCGCGAGGTCGCCGCATTCCTGTGCGAGTCGATCCTCGGCAACGCCGGGGGAGTCCTGTTGCCCGAGGGGTACCTCGCGGGCGCCTACGCGCAGGTCAGAGCCGCCGGCGGCCTGTGCATTGCCGACGAGGTGCAGGTCGGTTTCGGACGCATGGGGTCGTCGTTCTGGGGCTTCGAGCAGTCCGGCGTCATCCCCGACATCGTGACGATCGCGAAGCCGATGGGCAACGGGTTCCCGATCGGCGGCGTCATCACCTCGAAGCGCATCGCCGACGCCCTCGCGACGCAGGGGCAGTTCTTCTCCTCTGCCGGCGGGAGCACCCTCAGCTGTGCGGTCGGGCTGGCCGTGCTCGACGCCATGGTCGAGGACGACCTGCAGCGCAACGCGCGCGACATCGGCGCCCGGCTCGCCGACGGGCTTCGCGGCCTGGCGGCGCGGCATCCGCTGATCGGCGTCGTGCACGGCGAGGGGCTGTATCTCGGCGTCGAGCTCGTGCGCGATCGGGAGTCCATGGAGCCGGCGGCGACCGAGGCGGCGGCGATCTGCGAGCGGCTGCGTGAGCTCGGCGTGATCGTGCTCACGACGTCGGAGCGATCCAACGTGCTGAAGATCAAACCGCCGCTGTGCCTGACAGCGCAGAGCGCGGATCACGTGGTCGCGATGCTCGATCGGGTGCTCTCGGAAGGGTGGTAG
- a CDS encoding peroxiredoxin family protein, producing the protein MIQIGSVPALALQDIDGGPFALQDHRGSRVLLYFLRAPSCAQCNAAVRSMAADRASFAADDVEIVIVVPTDAAEARVWRDKHKVPFTVVVGRDGTAHAEAGLLRKVFGAIQQSGSVLLDRQGVVRHTHIATNPGASYRKAEVAQAIASLA; encoded by the coding sequence ATGATCCAGATCGGATCCGTCCCCGCACTCGCGCTGCAGGACATCGACGGCGGCCCGTTCGCCCTTCAGGATCACCGCGGCTCCCGCGTGCTCCTGTACTTCCTGCGGGCGCCGTCGTGCGCGCAATGCAACGCCGCCGTGCGGAGCATGGCTGCCGACCGCGCGTCCTTCGCGGCGGATGACGTCGAGATCGTGATCGTCGTCCCCACCGATGCGGCCGAAGCCCGCGTATGGCGCGACAAGCACAAGGTGCCGTTCACCGTCGTGGTCGGGCGCGACGGCACGGCTCACGCCGAGGCCGGTCTGTTGCGCAAGGTGTTCGGCGCCATCCAGCAGTCGGGCAGCGTTCTCCTCGACCGCCAGGGAGTCGTGCGTCACACCCACATCGCGACGAACCCCGGCGCGAGCTATCGCAAGGCGGAGGTCGCCCAGGCGATCGCGTCACTCGCCTGA
- a CDS encoding Fpg/Nei family DNA glycosylase, with amino-acid sequence MPEMPEVQGLVVFLGERAVGRTITRTSVAAIAALKTYDPQITALHGAEITAASRLGKFIVLSCGEDLHLVFHLAKAGWLRWYEALPATLIKPGKTPIALRVALDDGSGFDLTEAGTKKSLAVYVVRDPQDVPGIARLGPDPLAEGFDRDAFAALLDGRRTQIKGLLRDQSVIAGIGNAYSDEILHAARMSPYAIAATLSPDDVDRLFAAMQQTLTEAVAEASGKPPADLKDAKRRGMQVHARRGEICPVCGDTVRSVFFADRSLEYCPTCQTGGKPLADRRLSRLLK; translated from the coding sequence ATGCCGGAGATGCCAGAGGTTCAGGGGCTCGTTGTGTTCCTCGGCGAGCGTGCCGTGGGGCGAACCATCACGCGCACGAGCGTGGCCGCGATCGCCGCGTTGAAGACGTACGACCCCCAGATCACTGCGCTGCACGGTGCCGAGATCACGGCGGCGTCGCGACTCGGCAAGTTCATCGTGCTCTCGTGCGGAGAAGACCTCCATCTCGTGTTCCACCTCGCGAAAGCAGGCTGGCTGCGCTGGTACGAGGCGCTGCCCGCCACGCTCATCAAGCCGGGCAAGACGCCGATCGCCCTGCGGGTGGCACTCGACGACGGCAGCGGATTCGATCTGACTGAAGCCGGCACGAAGAAGTCGCTCGCGGTGTACGTCGTGCGCGACCCTCAGGACGTGCCGGGCATCGCCCGTCTCGGTCCGGATCCGCTCGCCGAGGGGTTCGACCGCGACGCCTTCGCCGCTCTGCTCGATGGGCGGCGCACGCAGATCAAGGGCCTGCTGCGCGACCAGTCCGTCATCGCCGGCATCGGCAACGCCTACTCCGACGAGATCCTGCATGCCGCGCGCATGTCGCCGTATGCCATCGCCGCCACGCTCTCCCCTGATGACGTCGACCGCCTGTTCGCGGCGATGCAGCAGACGTTGACGGAAGCCGTCGCCGAGGCGTCGGGCAAACCCCCTGCCGATCTGAAGGATGCCAAGCGCCGCGGCATGCAGGTGCACGCCCGGCGCGGCGAGATCTGTCCGGTCTGCGGCGATACGGTGCGCAGCGTGTTCTTCGCCGACCGTTCGCTCGAGTACTGCCCCACGTGCCAGACCGGCGGCAAGCCGCTCGCCGACCGCCGTCTCTCCCGCCTGTTGAAGTGA
- the mfd gene encoding transcription-repair coupling factor: MTVPGILRALDEATLYRDALSWAQTDADLGLVDGLDAPVLAGLLEKRATSGHPASLLIVVPTGRRAESVAQAIGSYLPSADVHTFPAWETLPHERLSPSPDTVGQRLQTLRRIADWSGDHPLVVVASVRAALQPIAGNLGEIAPLELGIGSRGNDLDEVVEQLVERAYSRVDMVSRRGEFAVRGGILDVFPPTSEHPYRVEFFGDEIDQIRAFSVADQRSLPGDVAGVDLPPSRELLLTADVRDRARALIGGFPAISGMLEKMAEGIPVEGMESLLPAVSGPLKSLADYMPAGSATAVVDPERSTARAITLGETNREFLDAAWSAATSGASAPIDLGAGDFLTVAELREAVRDRGGVWWRLSPFGAGLGEGDVEATNLDAAVIPSFHGNVDGAISFVEAKVADGWRVVVIATGNGLVDRARDVLADRGIAARVVESLVEAPEGGVATLIAGGVEAGFQLAQAKLAVLTDNEFYGRTIGGDQRVVKKLASRRKNVVDPLQLKNGDFVVHSTHGIGRFVEMTQREVSTGGRNATKSVRDYLVLEYAPSKRGYPGDKLYVPTDQLDLLSKYVGGEAPTLSKMGGSDWSQAKGKARKAVRDIAVELVKLYSARMSAKGHAFGPDTPWQRELEEAFPFAETPDQLQTIDEIKADMERPIPMDRLLSGDVGFGKTEVAVRAAFKAIQDGKQVAMLVPTTLLVKQHLETFTERFAGFPVKVRPLSRFQTDKEARLTLQGLLEGSVDMVIGTHRILTDQVMFKDLGLMIIDEEQRFGVEHKDALKKMKTNVDILAMSATPIPRTLEMAVTGIREMSTLATPPEDRHPILSFVGPRSDKQMAAAIRREILREGQIFFVHNRVQSIQRVASELAELVPEARIAVAHGQMGEHQLEQVVDDFWERKFDVLVSTTIIETGLDISNANTIIIDRADRYGLSQLHQLRGRVGRGRERAYAYFLYDETKPLSETAADRLQTIAVNNELGSGMQVALKDLELRGAGNLLGAEQAGHIAGVGFDLYLRMIGEAVATFRGEEVETGQELRLELPLDARIPEDYIDSERLRLEAYQKLSAASAATAKDDAIDLVIEELTDRYGTPPSEVEGLLAIARLRRRAARVGLTDVVVMGSNLRIAPAHLEDSIKVRLQRLYPKAKLVAGGDALVVPMPTVPAAVGVGLDPLPDAELLQWVAQLFTAIFPEPAKPE; encoded by the coding sequence GTGACTGTTCCGGGGATTCTGCGCGCCTTGGACGAGGCGACTCTGTACCGCGATGCCCTCAGCTGGGCGCAGACCGATGCGGACCTCGGCCTCGTCGACGGCCTCGACGCACCCGTGCTCGCCGGCCTGCTCGAGAAGCGCGCGACATCGGGACATCCGGCGTCGCTGCTCATCGTGGTGCCCACGGGGCGCCGGGCAGAGAGCGTCGCCCAGGCGATCGGCTCGTACCTGCCGAGCGCCGACGTGCACACGTTCCCCGCGTGGGAGACGCTTCCGCACGAGCGGCTCAGCCCGAGCCCCGACACGGTGGGTCAGCGCCTGCAGACGCTGCGCCGCATCGCGGACTGGTCCGGCGACCATCCGCTGGTCGTCGTCGCCTCGGTGCGCGCGGCGCTGCAGCCGATCGCCGGCAATCTCGGCGAGATCGCCCCTCTCGAACTGGGCATCGGAAGCCGCGGCAACGACCTCGACGAGGTCGTCGAGCAGCTCGTGGAGCGCGCCTACTCCCGGGTCGACATGGTGTCGCGCCGCGGTGAGTTCGCGGTGCGCGGAGGCATCCTCGATGTCTTCCCTCCCACCTCCGAGCACCCGTACCGCGTGGAGTTCTTCGGAGACGAGATCGATCAGATCCGCGCATTCTCGGTCGCCGATCAGCGCTCGCTCCCCGGCGATGTCGCGGGAGTCGATCTGCCACCGAGCCGCGAGCTCCTGCTCACCGCCGACGTCCGCGACCGGGCGCGTGCGCTGATCGGCGGCTTCCCCGCGATCTCGGGCATGCTCGAGAAGATGGCCGAGGGAATCCCGGTCGAGGGCATGGAGTCGCTCCTGCCTGCGGTGTCAGGACCCCTCAAATCACTCGCCGACTACATGCCGGCCGGCAGCGCCACCGCGGTGGTCGACCCCGAGCGCTCGACGGCCCGCGCCATCACGCTCGGCGAGACGAACCGCGAGTTCCTCGACGCGGCCTGGAGTGCGGCTACCTCCGGCGCCTCCGCCCCGATCGACCTCGGTGCCGGGGACTTCCTCACGGTCGCCGAGCTGCGTGAAGCCGTGCGCGATCGCGGCGGCGTGTGGTGGCGGCTCAGCCCGTTCGGCGCGGGGCTGGGCGAGGGCGACGTCGAGGCGACCAATCTCGACGCCGCAGTGATCCCCTCGTTCCACGGCAACGTCGACGGTGCGATCTCCTTCGTCGAGGCCAAGGTCGCGGACGGCTGGAGAGTCGTCGTGATCGCCACCGGCAACGGCCTCGTGGATCGTGCTCGTGACGTGCTCGCAGACCGCGGCATCGCCGCGCGCGTCGTCGAGTCCCTCGTCGAGGCACCGGAGGGCGGGGTCGCGACGCTGATCGCCGGTGGGGTCGAAGCGGGCTTCCAGCTCGCCCAGGCCAAGCTCGCCGTCCTCACCGACAACGAGTTCTACGGCCGCACGATCGGCGGCGACCAGCGCGTCGTCAAGAAGCTGGCCTCGCGGCGCAAGAACGTCGTCGACCCGCTCCAGCTCAAGAACGGCGACTTCGTGGTGCATTCGACCCACGGGATCGGGCGCTTCGTCGAGATGACCCAGCGCGAGGTGTCGACCGGCGGACGCAACGCCACCAAGTCGGTGCGCGACTACCTGGTGCTGGAGTACGCGCCCTCCAAGCGCGGCTACCCGGGCGACAAGCTCTATGTGCCGACGGATCAGCTGGATCTGCTCTCGAAGTACGTCGGCGGTGAGGCGCCGACCCTGTCGAAGATGGGCGGGAGCGATTGGTCGCAGGCGAAGGGCAAGGCGCGCAAGGCCGTCCGCGACATCGCGGTCGAGCTGGTGAAGCTGTACTCCGCCCGGATGAGCGCGAAGGGCCATGCGTTCGGCCCCGACACCCCCTGGCAGCGCGAGCTGGAGGAGGCGTTCCCGTTCGCCGAGACCCCCGATCAACTGCAGACGATCGACGAGATCAAGGCCGACATGGAGCGGCCGATCCCGATGGACCGGCTGCTGAGCGGCGACGTCGGATTCGGCAAGACCGAGGTCGCGGTGCGTGCCGCGTTCAAGGCGATCCAGGACGGCAAGCAGGTCGCCATGCTCGTGCCGACCACACTGCTGGTCAAGCAGCACCTCGAGACGTTCACGGAGCGCTTCGCCGGGTTCCCGGTCAAGGTGCGGCCGCTGTCGCGGTTCCAGACCGACAAAGAAGCCAGACTCACCCTTCAGGGCCTGCTCGAAGGCTCGGTCGACATGGTCATCGGAACGCACCGCATCCTCACCGATCAGGTGATGTTCAAAGACCTCGGCCTCATGATCATCGACGAGGAACAGCGGTTCGGCGTCGAGCACAAAGACGCGCTGAAGAAGATGAAGACGAACGTCGACATCCTCGCCATGAGCGCCACGCCGATCCCGCGCACGCTGGAGATGGCGGTCACCGGCATCCGAGAGATGTCGACGCTGGCCACCCCTCCGGAGGACCGGCATCCGATCCTCTCGTTCGTGGGCCCCCGCAGCGACAAGCAGATGGCCGCAGCGATCCGTCGCGAGATCCTCCGCGAGGGGCAGATCTTCTTCGTGCACAACCGCGTGCAGTCCATTCAGCGCGTCGCGAGCGAGCTCGCCGAACTCGTGCCGGAGGCGCGCATCGCCGTGGCGCACGGGCAGATGGGCGAGCATCAGCTCGAGCAGGTCGTCGACGACTTCTGGGAGCGCAAGTTCGACGTGCTGGTGTCGACCACGATCATCGAGACCGGTCTCGACATCTCGAACGCCAACACGATCATCATCGACCGGGCCGACCGCTATGGTCTGTCGCAGCTGCACCAGCTGCGCGGACGAGTGGGCCGAGGGCGCGAGCGTGCCTACGCGTACTTCCTGTACGACGAGACGAAGCCGCTGAGCGAGACGGCGGCCGACCGGTTGCAGACGATCGCGGTGAACAACGAGCTCGGCTCGGGTATGCAGGTCGCCCTGAAGGACTTGGAGCTGCGCGGCGCGGGCAATCTGCTCGGCGCCGAGCAGGCGGGCCACATCGCGGGTGTCGGGTTCGACCTGTACCTGCGCATGATCGGTGAGGCTGTCGCCACCTTCCGGGGTGAGGAAGTCGAGACCGGGCAGGAGCTGCGGCTGGAGCTGCCGCTCGACGCGCGCATCCCCGAGGATTACATCGACAGCGAGCGTCTGCGCCTCGAGGCATACCAGAAGTTGTCGGCGGCGTCGGCCGCGACCGCGAAGGACGACGCGATCGACCTCGTGATCGAGGAGCTCACCGACCGCTACGGCACCCCGCCGTCCGAGGTGGAGGGGCTCCTCGCGATCGCGAGGCTGCGTCGTCGGGCGGCGCGCGTCGGCCTCACGGATGTCGTGGTGATGGGCTCGAACCTGCGCATCGCGCCCGCGCATCTGGAGGACTCGATCAAGGTACGCCTCCAGCGCCTGTACCCGAAGGCCAAGCTCGTGGCCGGGGGCGACGCTCTGGTCGTGCCGATGCCGACGGTCCCCGCCGCGGTGGGCGTGGGACTGGACCCGCTCCCGGATGCGGAGCTGCTGCAGTGGGTCGCCCAGCTCTTCACTGCGATCTTCCCGGAGCCGGCCAAGCCCGAGTAG
- a CDS encoding gamma carbonic anhydrase family protein, with product MLYEHLGARPRIHDTAVVAPTAVISGDVEIGAGCQILHGAVITAEGGPITLGEHVIVMENALIRATTVNAVHVGAHTLIGTLTSIAGATVGEEVFFASGARVFNGALVGSRCEVRVNAIVHRRAVLPEGTVVPIGWVAVGDPVQLLSPDREAEIAAAQPDLDFPGHVFGVDRDTPDLMVQLTERYGSSLARHAGDVLIPDTREGR from the coding sequence ATGTTGTACGAGCACCTCGGGGCTCGGCCCCGGATCCATGACACTGCCGTCGTCGCTCCCACCGCCGTGATCTCCGGCGACGTCGAGATCGGCGCGGGCTGCCAGATCCTGCACGGCGCCGTGATCACCGCCGAGGGTGGCCCGATCACCCTCGGTGAGCATGTGATCGTGATGGAGAACGCCCTGATCCGTGCGACCACCGTGAACGCGGTGCACGTCGGAGCGCACACCCTGATCGGCACCCTCACGAGCATCGCCGGCGCGACGGTCGGCGAAGAGGTGTTCTTCGCCTCGGGTGCCCGCGTCTTCAACGGTGCGCTGGTGGGGTCGCGTTGCGAGGTGCGCGTGAACGCCATCGTGCACCGACGCGCCGTGCTGCCGGAGGGCACGGTCGTGCCGATCGGCTGGGTCGCGGTCGGCGACCCCGTGCAGCTGCTGTCTCCGGACCGTGAAGCCGAGATCGCGGCCGCACAGCCCGACCTCGATTTCCCCGGGCACGTGTTCGGAGTGGACCGTGACACGCCGGACCTGATGGTGCAGCTCACGGAGCGGTACGGCAGCTCCCTCGCGCGGCACGCCGGTGACGTGCTCATCCCCGACACCCGCGAAGGTCGGTGA